One stretch of Oncorhynchus clarkii lewisi isolate Uvic-CL-2024 chromosome 3, UVic_Ocla_1.0, whole genome shotgun sequence DNA includes these proteins:
- the LOC139392256 gene encoding sterol regulatory element-binding protein cleavage-activating protein-like isoform X2 → MAMDCIGSSDAFKLGILGSIVRRSLDAPRRSVLAHPRTAPPDGRQLTPPPRMTVRERLREKISAAFYRHGLLCASYPVPIILFTSASILACCYPLLRLPLPGTGPVEFTTRVRDYTVPSHEPQGDLGEQPDWYRGPPVAYIQPVLVKAAVSPWDSTLVPVDVFRSPLGRVFSLLEEIRNHVHDDGSGIRSLEALCLQVTDLLPGLRRMQRVLPEHGCLLVSPGNYWQNQRELFDSDPDLLKTVHQHEPKGLHTSATLRDLLFGVPVKHTGVSLYSRKRVVTYTITMVLGSYDARFLSSLRARLRQLHPSVNCSLREDHMVHVHFKEEIGMAELIPLVTTYIILFAYIYFSTRKIDMVKSKWGLALAAVVTVLSSLLMSVGLCTLFGLTPTLNGGEIFPYLVVVIGLENVLVLTKSVVSTPVDLEVKLRIAQGLSNESWSIMKNMATELCIILIGYFTLVPAIQEFCLFAVVGLVSDFFLQMFFFTTVLSIDIRRMELADLNRRLPAEAGMPLPKPGPLRPREAPPPPRPSPHTITLQTPAFRNLRLPKRLRVVYFLARTRLAQRFIMVGTVIWIGILAYTDPAGLRTYLAAQVSEQSPLGDGGAGGLPPHLGVAPVFPGPGGDPAGTLSVLPAPAEPTPLPENQSQGHHGAPREGVPLVPQISWGAEDEEGWRRLSFRHWPSLFSYYNITLAKRYISILPVIPITLHLSPREAIETRHPQDTRHPPPPSLKTNDLPADLTLYKVAALGLAAGVLLVLLLFCLYRVLCSRNYGQNGVAHGRRRRGDLPCDDYGYSPPISEISPLLLCGHSMDIECLASDGMLLASCCLAGQIRVWDTQTGDCLTVIPKHGLRRSSSSGCWEQRDGWDAVGVAEPENLGGGTEPGGGVFDEGEGYPLRRRTTPRPALFENQPDLTPLIDTNFDSQPPSHLLLTPPRDGFDFGGLVEKAYLEHEPPSPGLTASYPSPLSGPPPQRRRSLGYIQPPAPQSQETPDWESAVWAMELRGNLIVAGRSNGKLELWDAVEGSLRCSNEDGVSGITALAFLNNRIVAARLDGSLDFFTVDINKPLGLLQYRGPPGRSNMPPSPCYSSEDVISCQLTRSVQCAHQKPITVLRAAAGRVVTGSQDHTVRVYRLEDSCCLFTLQGHSGGITAIYIDQTMVLASGGQDGAICLWDVLTGSRVSHVYGHRGDVTSLVCTTSCVISSGLDDLICIWDRSTGIKLYSIQQEVGCGASLGVISESLLVTGGQGCVSFWDLNFGDLLQTVYLGQSSDGQGVRQLVVLNNAAIVCDFGSELSLVYVPAVLEKLD, encoded by the exons GTCCCTGGATGCCCCGCGGCGCTCGGTCCTCGCCCACCCGCGCACGGCGCCCCCCGATGGCCGGCAGCTGACCCCGCCCCCCAGGATGACGGTGAGAGAGCGGCTGCGGGAGAAGATCTCGGCGGCGTTCTACCGCCACGGGCTGCTGTGCGCATCCTATCCGGTGCCCATCATCCTCTTCACCTCCGCCAGTATCCTTGCCTGCTG ttACCCCCTGCTGCGGCTGCCTCTGCCGGGAACCGGGCCGGTGGAATTCACCACACGGGTCCGAGATTACACCGTTCCTTCCCATGAGCCCCAGGGAGACCTCGGCGAGCAGCCTGACTGG TATCGGGGTCCTCCGGTGGCCTACATCCAGCCGGTCCTGGTGAAGGCAGCTGTGTCTCCCTGGGACAGTACGCTGGTCCCTGTGGACGTGTTCCGCTCCCCACTGGGCCGTGTATTCAGCCTGCTGGAGGAGATCCGCAACCATGTACACGACGACGG TTCTGGGATCAGGAGCTTGGAGGCGCTCTGCCTGCAGGTGACGGACCTGTTGCCGGGGTTACGGCGTATGCAGAGAGTGCTGCCGGAGCACGGTTGTCTGCTGGTCTCCCCCGGCAACTACTGGCAGAACCAGCGGGAGCTGTTTGACTCTGACCCCGACCTGCTGAAGACCGTCCACCAGCACGAACCCAAAGGACTGCACACCTCCGCCACactgagag acctgCTGTTTGGCGTCCCGGTGAAACACACAGGGGTGAGTCTGTACAGCAGGAAGAGAGTGGTCACCTACACCATCACCATGGTCCTGGGCAGCTACGACGCCAGGTTCCTGTCTAGCCTGCGGGCACGTCTCCGCCAGCTGCACCCCTCGGTGAACTGCAGCCTACGCGAGGACCACATGGTGCATGTGCACTTCAAGGAGGAGATAGGCATGGCCGAGCTCATCCCTCTGGTCACCACCTACATCATACTGTTTGCCTACATCTACTTCTCCACAC GTAAGATTGACATGGTGAAGTCAAAATGGGGCTTGGCGCTGGCTGCCGTGGTAACAGTGCTCAGCTCTCTGCTTATGTCTGTGGGGCTCTGCACCCTGTTCGGCCTGACGCCCACACTCAATGGAGg tgagATCTTCCCCTATCTGGTGGTGGTGATAGGGCTGGAGAACGTCCTGGTTCTCACCAAGTCTGTGGTGTCCACCCCTGTTGACCTGGAGGTCAAACTACGTATCGCTCAGG GCCTTAGTAATGAGAGCTGGTCTATCATGAAGAACATGGCCACAGAGCTGTGCATCATCCTCATAGGATATTTCACCCTGGTGCCTGCtatccag GAGTTCTGTCTGTTTGCTGTGGTGGGACTGGTGTCTGACTTCTTCCTTCAGATGTTTTTCTTCACCACAGTTCTTTCCATTGACATCCGACGCATggag TTGGCCGATCTGAACCGGCGTCTTCCGGCCGAGGCGGGGATGCCCCTTCCCAAACCGGGCCCCCTGCGCCCTCGGGAGGCGCCTCCTCCCCCACGGCCCTCGCCCCACACCATCACCCTGCAGACGCCCGCCTTCAGGAACCTGCGCCTGCCCAAGAGGCTCCGTGTGGTCTACTTCCTGGCCCGCACGCGTCTGGCCCAGCGCTTCATCATG GTGGGTACAGTGATCTGGATTGGCATCCTGGCCTACACGGACCCCGCTGGCCTCCGTACCTACCTGGCAGCCCAGGTGTCAGAGCAGAGCCCCCTGGGGGATGGCGGGGCCGGGGGTCTGCCTCCGCACCTGGGAGTAGCCCCGGTCTTCCCTGGACCAGGAGGGGACCCCGCCGGCACCCTCAGTGTCCTCCCCGCCCCCGCTGAACCCACCCCGCTTCCAGAGAACCAGTCCCAGGGCCACCACGGGGCCCCCAGGGAAGGAGTACCCCTGGTGCCCCAGATCAGCTGGGGGGCGGAGGATGAGGAGGGCTGGAGGAGGCTGTCTTTCAGACACTGGCCCTCGCTCTTCAGCTACTATAATATTACTCTGGCAAAGAG ATACATCAGCATCCTGCCTGTCATCCCCATCACGCTCCACCTGAGCCCCCGGGAGGCCATTGAGACACGTCACCCCCAGGACACACGCCACCCCCCGCCGCCCAGCCTCAAAACTAACGACCTGCCCGCAGACCTCACGCTCTACAA ggtAGCAGCTCTGGGCCTGGCGGCAGGGGTTCTGCTGGTGCTGCTGCTCTTCTGTCTCTACCGGGTCCTCTGTTCCCGCAACTACGGCCAGAACGGCGTGGCCCACGGGCGTCGTCGTCGCGGTGACCTGCCCTGTGACGACTACGGCTACTCGCCACCCATCAGCGAGATCTCCCCCCTGCTGCTGTGTGGACACAGCATG gataTAGAGTGTCTGGCGAGTGACGGCATGCTGTTGGCCAGTTGTTGTCTGGCAGGACAGATCCGTGTGTGGGACACTCAGACTGGAGACTGCCTCACCGTCATTCCTAAACATGG GCTGCGGcggagtagcagcagtggctgctGGGAGCAGCGGGATGGTTGGGACGCCGTGGGTGTGGCCGAACCTGAAAATCTGGGGGGCGGGACAGAACCAGGGGGCGGGGTTTTCGACGAGGGCGAGGGCTACCCCCTCAGGCGGCGGACCACCCCACGTCCTGCCCTCTTTGAGAACCAACCCGACCTCACCCCCCTCATCGACACCAACTTCGACTCCCagcccccctcccacctcctcctcaccCCGCCTAGGGATGGCTTTGACTTCGGGGGGCTGGTGGAGAAGGCCTACCTGGAGCACGAGCCTCCCTCGCCGGGCCTCACGGCCTCCTACCCCTCACCCCTGTCGGGACCCCCACCCCAGAGGAGACGCAGCCTGGGGTACATCCAGCCCCCTGCTCCACAGAGCCAGGAAACCCCGGACTGGGAAAGTGCCGTGTGGGCCATGGAGCTCCGGGGGAACCTCATCGTTGCTGGGAGGAGCAACGGCAAACTAGAG CTGTGGGACGCAGTGGAGGGCTCGTTACGCTGCAGTAATGAAGACGGCGTCTCGGGGATCACAGCCCTGGCCTTCCTCAACAACAGGATCGTGGCGGCCAGACTCGACGGCTCTCTAGACTTCTTCACTGTCGACATCAACAAGCCTCTGGGCTTACTGCAATACAGAG GTCCCCCCGGGCGTAGTAACATGCCGCCCTCGCCCTGctacagcagtgaggatgtgaTCTCATGCCAGCTGACGCGCTCTGTGCAGTGTGCCCACCAGAAACCCATCACGGTGCTGCGAGCCGCTGCCGGCAGAGTGGTCACGGGCAGCCAGGACCACACTGTCAGG GTATATCGTCTGGAGGACTCATGCTGTCTCTTCACGCTCCAGGGCCACTCTGGGGGAATCACTGCCATCTACATAGACCAG ACCATGGTTCTGGCCAGTGGGGGGCAGGATGGAGCAATCTGTCTGTGGGATGTGCTGACGGGCAGCCGAGTGAGCCACGTGTACGGTCACCGCGGCGACGTGACCTCACTGGTGTGCACCACATCGTGCGTGATCAGCAGCGGCCTCGACGACCTCATCTGCATCTGGGACCGCAGCACGGGCATCAAGCTCTACTCCATACAGCAG gaGGTGGGCTGCGGTGCCAGTCTGGGGGTGATCTCTGAGTCTCTCCTGGTGACAGGAGGCCAGGGCTGTGTGTCCTTCTGGGACCTGAACTTCGGGGACCTCCTCCAGACGGTCTACCTGGGCCAGAGCAGCGACGGCCAGGGGGTCCGCCAGCTCGTGGTGCTAAACAACGCCGCCATCGTCTGCGACTTTGGCTCCGAGCTCAGCCTGGTCTACGTACCCGCGGTGCTGGAGAAGCTGGACTGA
- the LOC139392256 gene encoding sterol regulatory element-binding protein cleavage-activating protein-like isoform X1 yields the protein MTVRERLREKISAAFYRHGLLCASYPVPIILFTSASILACCYPLLRLPLPGTGPVEFTTRVRDYTVPSHEPQGDLGEQPDWYRGPPVAYIQPVLVKAAVSPWDSTLVPVDVFRSPLGRVFSLLEEIRNHVHDDGSGIRSLEALCLQVTDLLPGLRRMQRVLPEHGCLLVSPGNYWQNQRELFDSDPDLLKTVHQHEPKGLHTSATLRDLLFGVPVKHTGVSLYSRKRVVTYTITMVLGSYDARFLSSLRARLRQLHPSVNCSLREDHMVHVHFKEEIGMAELIPLVTTYIILFAYIYFSTRKIDMVKSKWGLALAAVVTVLSSLLMSVGLCTLFGLTPTLNGGEIFPYLVVVIGLENVLVLTKSVVSTPVDLEVKLRIAQGLSNESWSIMKNMATELCIILIGYFTLVPAIQEFCLFAVVGLVSDFFLQMFFFTTVLSIDIRRMELADLNRRLPAEAGMPLPKPGPLRPREAPPPPRPSPHTITLQTPAFRNLRLPKRLRVVYFLARTRLAQRFIMVGTVIWIGILAYTDPAGLRTYLAAQVSEQSPLGDGGAGGLPPHLGVAPVFPGPGGDPAGTLSVLPAPAEPTPLPENQSQGHHGAPREGVPLVPQISWGAEDEEGWRRLSFRHWPSLFSYYNITLAKRYISILPVIPITLHLSPREAIETRHPQDTRHPPPPSLKTNDLPADLTLYKVAALGLAAGVLLVLLLFCLYRVLCSRNYGQNGVAHGRRRRGDLPCDDYGYSPPISEISPLLLCGHSMDIECLASDGMLLASCCLAGQIRVWDTQTGDCLTVIPKHGLRRSSSSGCWEQRDGWDAVGVAEPENLGGGTEPGGGVFDEGEGYPLRRRTTPRPALFENQPDLTPLIDTNFDSQPPSHLLLTPPRDGFDFGGLVEKAYLEHEPPSPGLTASYPSPLSGPPPQRRRSLGYIQPPAPQSQETPDWESAVWAMELRGNLIVAGRSNGKLELWDAVEGSLRCSNEDGVSGITALAFLNNRIVAARLDGSLDFFTVDINKPLGLLQYRGPPGRSNMPPSPCYSSEDVISCQLTRSVQCAHQKPITVLRAAAGRVVTGSQDHTVRVYRLEDSCCLFTLQGHSGGITAIYIDQTMVLASGGQDGAICLWDVLTGSRVSHVYGHRGDVTSLVCTTSCVISSGLDDLICIWDRSTGIKLYSIQQEVGCGASLGVISESLLVTGGQGCVSFWDLNFGDLLQTVYLGQSSDGQGVRQLVVLNNAAIVCDFGSELSLVYVPAVLEKLD from the exons ATGACGGTGAGAGAGCGGCTGCGGGAGAAGATCTCGGCGGCGTTCTACCGCCACGGGCTGCTGTGCGCATCCTATCCGGTGCCCATCATCCTCTTCACCTCCGCCAGTATCCTTGCCTGCTG ttACCCCCTGCTGCGGCTGCCTCTGCCGGGAACCGGGCCGGTGGAATTCACCACACGGGTCCGAGATTACACCGTTCCTTCCCATGAGCCCCAGGGAGACCTCGGCGAGCAGCCTGACTGG TATCGGGGTCCTCCGGTGGCCTACATCCAGCCGGTCCTGGTGAAGGCAGCTGTGTCTCCCTGGGACAGTACGCTGGTCCCTGTGGACGTGTTCCGCTCCCCACTGGGCCGTGTATTCAGCCTGCTGGAGGAGATCCGCAACCATGTACACGACGACGG TTCTGGGATCAGGAGCTTGGAGGCGCTCTGCCTGCAGGTGACGGACCTGTTGCCGGGGTTACGGCGTATGCAGAGAGTGCTGCCGGAGCACGGTTGTCTGCTGGTCTCCCCCGGCAACTACTGGCAGAACCAGCGGGAGCTGTTTGACTCTGACCCCGACCTGCTGAAGACCGTCCACCAGCACGAACCCAAAGGACTGCACACCTCCGCCACactgagag acctgCTGTTTGGCGTCCCGGTGAAACACACAGGGGTGAGTCTGTACAGCAGGAAGAGAGTGGTCACCTACACCATCACCATGGTCCTGGGCAGCTACGACGCCAGGTTCCTGTCTAGCCTGCGGGCACGTCTCCGCCAGCTGCACCCCTCGGTGAACTGCAGCCTACGCGAGGACCACATGGTGCATGTGCACTTCAAGGAGGAGATAGGCATGGCCGAGCTCATCCCTCTGGTCACCACCTACATCATACTGTTTGCCTACATCTACTTCTCCACAC GTAAGATTGACATGGTGAAGTCAAAATGGGGCTTGGCGCTGGCTGCCGTGGTAACAGTGCTCAGCTCTCTGCTTATGTCTGTGGGGCTCTGCACCCTGTTCGGCCTGACGCCCACACTCAATGGAGg tgagATCTTCCCCTATCTGGTGGTGGTGATAGGGCTGGAGAACGTCCTGGTTCTCACCAAGTCTGTGGTGTCCACCCCTGTTGACCTGGAGGTCAAACTACGTATCGCTCAGG GCCTTAGTAATGAGAGCTGGTCTATCATGAAGAACATGGCCACAGAGCTGTGCATCATCCTCATAGGATATTTCACCCTGGTGCCTGCtatccag GAGTTCTGTCTGTTTGCTGTGGTGGGACTGGTGTCTGACTTCTTCCTTCAGATGTTTTTCTTCACCACAGTTCTTTCCATTGACATCCGACGCATggag TTGGCCGATCTGAACCGGCGTCTTCCGGCCGAGGCGGGGATGCCCCTTCCCAAACCGGGCCCCCTGCGCCCTCGGGAGGCGCCTCCTCCCCCACGGCCCTCGCCCCACACCATCACCCTGCAGACGCCCGCCTTCAGGAACCTGCGCCTGCCCAAGAGGCTCCGTGTGGTCTACTTCCTGGCCCGCACGCGTCTGGCCCAGCGCTTCATCATG GTGGGTACAGTGATCTGGATTGGCATCCTGGCCTACACGGACCCCGCTGGCCTCCGTACCTACCTGGCAGCCCAGGTGTCAGAGCAGAGCCCCCTGGGGGATGGCGGGGCCGGGGGTCTGCCTCCGCACCTGGGAGTAGCCCCGGTCTTCCCTGGACCAGGAGGGGACCCCGCCGGCACCCTCAGTGTCCTCCCCGCCCCCGCTGAACCCACCCCGCTTCCAGAGAACCAGTCCCAGGGCCACCACGGGGCCCCCAGGGAAGGAGTACCCCTGGTGCCCCAGATCAGCTGGGGGGCGGAGGATGAGGAGGGCTGGAGGAGGCTGTCTTTCAGACACTGGCCCTCGCTCTTCAGCTACTATAATATTACTCTGGCAAAGAG ATACATCAGCATCCTGCCTGTCATCCCCATCACGCTCCACCTGAGCCCCCGGGAGGCCATTGAGACACGTCACCCCCAGGACACACGCCACCCCCCGCCGCCCAGCCTCAAAACTAACGACCTGCCCGCAGACCTCACGCTCTACAA ggtAGCAGCTCTGGGCCTGGCGGCAGGGGTTCTGCTGGTGCTGCTGCTCTTCTGTCTCTACCGGGTCCTCTGTTCCCGCAACTACGGCCAGAACGGCGTGGCCCACGGGCGTCGTCGTCGCGGTGACCTGCCCTGTGACGACTACGGCTACTCGCCACCCATCAGCGAGATCTCCCCCCTGCTGCTGTGTGGACACAGCATG gataTAGAGTGTCTGGCGAGTGACGGCATGCTGTTGGCCAGTTGTTGTCTGGCAGGACAGATCCGTGTGTGGGACACTCAGACTGGAGACTGCCTCACCGTCATTCCTAAACATGG GCTGCGGcggagtagcagcagtggctgctGGGAGCAGCGGGATGGTTGGGACGCCGTGGGTGTGGCCGAACCTGAAAATCTGGGGGGCGGGACAGAACCAGGGGGCGGGGTTTTCGACGAGGGCGAGGGCTACCCCCTCAGGCGGCGGACCACCCCACGTCCTGCCCTCTTTGAGAACCAACCCGACCTCACCCCCCTCATCGACACCAACTTCGACTCCCagcccccctcccacctcctcctcaccCCGCCTAGGGATGGCTTTGACTTCGGGGGGCTGGTGGAGAAGGCCTACCTGGAGCACGAGCCTCCCTCGCCGGGCCTCACGGCCTCCTACCCCTCACCCCTGTCGGGACCCCCACCCCAGAGGAGACGCAGCCTGGGGTACATCCAGCCCCCTGCTCCACAGAGCCAGGAAACCCCGGACTGGGAAAGTGCCGTGTGGGCCATGGAGCTCCGGGGGAACCTCATCGTTGCTGGGAGGAGCAACGGCAAACTAGAG CTGTGGGACGCAGTGGAGGGCTCGTTACGCTGCAGTAATGAAGACGGCGTCTCGGGGATCACAGCCCTGGCCTTCCTCAACAACAGGATCGTGGCGGCCAGACTCGACGGCTCTCTAGACTTCTTCACTGTCGACATCAACAAGCCTCTGGGCTTACTGCAATACAGAG GTCCCCCCGGGCGTAGTAACATGCCGCCCTCGCCCTGctacagcagtgaggatgtgaTCTCATGCCAGCTGACGCGCTCTGTGCAGTGTGCCCACCAGAAACCCATCACGGTGCTGCGAGCCGCTGCCGGCAGAGTGGTCACGGGCAGCCAGGACCACACTGTCAGG GTATATCGTCTGGAGGACTCATGCTGTCTCTTCACGCTCCAGGGCCACTCTGGGGGAATCACTGCCATCTACATAGACCAG ACCATGGTTCTGGCCAGTGGGGGGCAGGATGGAGCAATCTGTCTGTGGGATGTGCTGACGGGCAGCCGAGTGAGCCACGTGTACGGTCACCGCGGCGACGTGACCTCACTGGTGTGCACCACATCGTGCGTGATCAGCAGCGGCCTCGACGACCTCATCTGCATCTGGGACCGCAGCACGGGCATCAAGCTCTACTCCATACAGCAG gaGGTGGGCTGCGGTGCCAGTCTGGGGGTGATCTCTGAGTCTCTCCTGGTGACAGGAGGCCAGGGCTGTGTGTCCTTCTGGGACCTGAACTTCGGGGACCTCCTCCAGACGGTCTACCTGGGCCAGAGCAGCGACGGCCAGGGGGTCCGCCAGCTCGTGGTGCTAAACAACGCCGCCATCGTCTGCGACTTTGGCTCCGAGCTCAGCCTGGTCTACGTACCCGCGGTGCTGGAGAAGCTGGACTGA